In Chloroherpetonaceae bacterium, a single genomic region encodes these proteins:
- a CDS encoding glutathione peroxidase, giving the protein MLDFTFKTITGETKTFSDYKGRVMLVVNVASKCGYTPQYRGLEKLHETYSPRGLSVVGFPCNQFGAQEPGTNEEILRFCTTNYGVQFDMMEKTEVNGPNAHPFYRWLTENANPPGRIKWNFEKFLLGRDGSILARFESSVSPESAQLKQAIEQALAN; this is encoded by the coding sequence ATGCTTGATTTCACATTCAAAACCATCACTGGTGAAACCAAAACATTCTCTGACTACAAAGGCAGAGTGATGCTGGTCGTGAATGTAGCCTCAAAGTGTGGCTATACGCCGCAGTATCGTGGTTTGGAAAAATTGCACGAGACCTATTCGCCCAGAGGACTGAGTGTGGTTGGCTTCCCGTGCAATCAGTTCGGTGCACAGGAGCCGGGCACCAATGAAGAAATTTTGCGCTTCTGCACGACGAACTATGGCGTGCAGTTCGACATGATGGAGAAAACTGAGGTAAACGGCCCCAATGCACATCCCTTCTACCGGTGGCTAACAGAAAACGCCAATCCACCGGGCAGAATTAAGTGGAATTTTGAGAAGTTCCTATTAGGTCGTGATGGAAGTATCTTGGCTCGTTTCGAGAGCAGCGTCTCGCCTGAATCCGCACAACTAAAACAAGCGATTGAACAGGCGTTGGCTAATTAG
- a CDS encoding tetratricopeptide repeat protein, with translation MDERDFFDSDSEHLPLQDREEFVKRFQSLIDRDLLQTVHDPDELEEAANILIEEGDYHRALRVASYLVDIAPYNGDAWFRKGIALANLSDYAGAVEAFERAAALNPSDLDTLMHLGISLDNLGKPEAALEVYERAALLSPIDDEIHFCRAISLERLERYAEAEAELETCLELNPEHPEAWYELGYCKDMLGKLEESLFCYDKHIDLDPYNSNAWYNRGIVLSKLERYQESVQSYDMAIAIRSDFASAWYNRGNVLAAMGNLHEAIDSYKQTLRIEPDDVATLFNIATAYDELGNYREAILYLKKCVDISPDYADAWYGLACAYDMLNELHRASECINRAIALDSTSADYWYARAEIEYGLDRIEDALHAYRQSLQLDDTNVQVWYDYASTLMEIERHEEAITALKKVIELEPSLADVHFELACAYKALGDTENTVRALHRAFTLDSRTRDWFKKFFPDLYKHRAIREALGFK, from the coding sequence ATGGACGAAAGGGACTTCTTCGATAGTGACTCGGAACACCTGCCTCTACAAGACCGTGAAGAATTTGTAAAGCGCTTCCAGAGCCTGATTGACCGAGATTTGTTACAGACAGTTCACGACCCTGATGAGTTAGAAGAAGCTGCAAACATTCTGATTGAAGAAGGAGACTACCATCGTGCCTTGCGTGTAGCATCATATCTGGTGGACATTGCACCCTACAACGGTGATGCATGGTTTCGGAAAGGAATTGCGCTGGCGAATCTGTCAGACTATGCAGGTGCAGTTGAAGCCTTCGAGAGAGCCGCAGCCCTTAATCCGTCAGACCTCGATACACTGATGCACCTAGGCATCTCTCTTGATAACCTTGGCAAACCTGAAGCGGCTCTGGAGGTCTATGAACGGGCGGCATTGCTGTCGCCAATAGACGATGAGATTCATTTCTGCCGTGCTATCTCTTTGGAACGTTTAGAGCGTTACGCAGAAGCTGAAGCAGAGTTGGAAACCTGCCTCGAGCTCAATCCCGAACATCCAGAGGCATGGTATGAACTGGGATACTGCAAAGATATGCTTGGCAAACTGGAAGAAAGTCTTTTCTGCTACGACAAGCATATTGACTTAGATCCATACAATAGCAATGCATGGTATAATCGCGGAATTGTGCTAAGTAAACTTGAACGCTATCAGGAGTCGGTGCAGAGCTACGATATGGCAATAGCAATCCGAAGCGATTTTGCTTCAGCGTGGTATAATCGTGGCAATGTGCTGGCAGCAATGGGTAATTTGCACGAAGCGATTGATAGCTACAAGCAAACACTGCGCATTGAGCCCGACGATGTGGCAACGCTCTTCAACATCGCAACCGCATATGATGAGTTAGGCAACTATCGTGAGGCAATCCTATATCTCAAAAAGTGCGTAGACATCTCGCCTGACTATGCTGATGCATGGTATGGCTTGGCTTGTGCATATGATATGCTCAATGAGTTGCACCGTGCTAGCGAATGCATCAACCGTGCAATTGCATTAGACAGCACCTCAGCTGATTACTGGTATGCCCGCGCCGAAATTGAATATGGGCTTGACCGCATTGAAGATGCACTACACGCATACCGACAATCGCTGCAATTAGACGATACCAATGTGCAGGTTTGGTATGATTATGCGTCCACTCTGATGGAAATAGAGCGGCACGAAGAAGCGATTACAGCGTTGAAGAAAGTCATTGAACTGGAGCCATCGCTGGCAGATGTGCATTTTGAGTTAGCCTGTGCTTACAAAGCCTTAGGCGATACGGAAAATACCGTGCGAGCCTTGCACCGCGCCTTTACGCTCGACAGTCGCACACGTGATTGGTTCAAGAAGTTCTTTCCCGACCTTTACAAGCATCGCGCGATTCGAGAGGCTTTGGGCTTCAAATGA
- the nuoB gene encoding NADH-quinone oxidoreductase subunit NuoB encodes MTPNNPFGDGFLTTTLDAITNWARSNALWPMPMGLSCCAIEMMAMAGPKYDVARFGSEVFRMSPRQSDLMIVAGTVTYKMAHVVKKIWDQMPEPKWCIAMGACSSTGGMFRSYSVVQGIDQFIPVDVYVPGCPPRPDAVLHALMDIQEKIKRQRYSFRDALLSEERLATLEQQTEQDRLVLQK; translated from the coding sequence ATGACGCCGAATAATCCTTTTGGAGATGGGTTTCTGACCACGACTTTAGATGCGATAACCAACTGGGCTCGCTCCAACGCGCTCTGGCCAATGCCAATGGGACTTTCTTGCTGTGCGATTGAAATGATGGCTATGGCTGGCCCAAAATACGATGTCGCACGCTTTGGCTCAGAGGTGTTTCGTATGTCGCCACGCCAGAGCGACCTGATGATTGTTGCCGGCACCGTAACTTACAAGATGGCACATGTGGTCAAGAAAATCTGGGACCAGATGCCTGAACCTAAGTGGTGTATTGCAATGGGCGCTTGCAGCTCCACAGGCGGTATGTTTCGCTCCTATTCTGTGGTGCAAGGCATTGACCAATTTATTCCTGTCGATGTCTATGTGCCAGGCTGTCCGCCTCGCCCTGATGCAGTCTTACACGCCTTGATGGATATTCAGGAGAAAATCAAGCGTCAGCGTTACTCTTTCCGTGATGCCCTCTTGTCGGAAGAAAGGTTAGCCACGCTTGAGCAGCAAACTGAGCAAGACAGGCTTGTCTTGCAGAAATAA
- a CDS encoding shikimate dehydrogenase: MKHAKKILGLIGHQVGYSLSPFLHNIAFEHLGLPYFYTLFEVYPPERLTAALDGAKALGFLGFNITIPYKERIVPYLDALSAEASEVKAVNTLLNQDGQWIGYNTDIFGFAEPLLPFKSQVNGSEVVVFGAGGAARAVVQALRQFFKPKQVWIVARDEAKAELLKEHFERRSKSLKLSACAIDKASLESVLGTARLLINATPVGTDSTALPQLKTARLFPAEWKIWSPEKIAYDLVYRPQMTPFLYEAQAHGARIISGLEMLLAQGAKSFKIWTGQELPRDVVRAALQQQLKESEH, translated from the coding sequence ATGAAGCACGCAAAAAAAATTTTGGGTTTGATAGGACATCAAGTCGGTTACTCACTGTCTCCATTTTTGCACAACATAGCGTTCGAACACTTAGGCCTGCCTTACTTCTACACGCTGTTTGAAGTCTATCCGCCTGAACGGCTAACTGCAGCATTAGATGGTGCAAAAGCACTAGGGTTTTTAGGCTTCAATATAACGATTCCCTACAAAGAGCGAATTGTGCCCTACCTTGATGCATTGAGCGCCGAAGCATCGGAAGTAAAAGCGGTGAATACGCTCTTGAACCAAGATGGGCAGTGGATTGGATACAATACGGATATTTTCGGCTTTGCTGAGCCACTACTGCCTTTTAAGTCGCAGGTCAATGGGAGCGAAGTGGTCGTGTTTGGAGCAGGCGGAGCAGCGCGAGCCGTGGTGCAGGCCCTGAGGCAATTCTTCAAACCAAAGCAAGTCTGGATTGTTGCGCGCGATGAGGCGAAAGCTGAGTTGCTGAAAGAACACTTTGAGCGGCGAAGTAAAAGTCTAAAACTGTCAGCGTGTGCCATCGACAAAGCGTCGCTCGAGTCAGTGCTGGGGACTGCGCGTCTTTTGATTAATGCGACACCTGTTGGCACCGACAGCACCGCATTACCACAGCTAAAAACAGCCCGGCTGTTTCCAGCCGAATGGAAAATTTGGTCGCCTGAAAAGATTGCTTACGACCTTGTCTATCGACCACAAATGACCCCGTTCTTGTATGAGGCACAAGCACACGGCGCCAGAATCATTTCAGGACTTGAAATGCTACTGGCACAGGGTGCAAAGTCCTTTAAGATCTGGACAGGGCAGGAGCTGCCCAGAGATGTCGTGCGTGCAGCGCTGCAGCAGCAATTGAAAGAGTCTGAGCATTGA
- a CDS encoding DUF3426 domain-containing protein codes for MKALSFMLRFAAALLFAVPLRAQTDVPVEIVSYSLRESGVGFLIVVGEVRNTYPNPLCFVQIDIEYLDESGKPIGVDRFTAKDAGTMALDQVMASRGVIPPGETSPFERVRDASKIKGKVASCKVTAKGLRLKESNAAATITNVQVAREGSDFRITGTFNATGKAPCKNPVAVAAGYDQNGKIQVVTTTYLTSDGTSRSTPLRQVDAGKSQAFNLLLPNRTGTVTSVKVFPSFECD; via the coding sequence ATGAAAGCTCTCTCTTTTATGTTGCGTTTTGCTGCTGCGCTGCTCTTTGCAGTGCCACTTCGGGCGCAGACCGATGTGCCTGTAGAGATTGTCTCATACAGCTTGCGTGAGTCTGGCGTAGGCTTTTTGATTGTGGTTGGTGAGGTGCGCAATACTTACCCCAATCCACTTTGCTTTGTGCAAATCGATATTGAGTATCTCGATGAGTCAGGTAAGCCAATTGGCGTTGACCGCTTTACAGCTAAGGACGCTGGCACAATGGCTCTTGACCAAGTAATGGCTTCTCGCGGCGTCATTCCGCCCGGCGAAACATCTCCTTTTGAGCGCGTGCGTGACGCGAGCAAAATCAAGGGGAAGGTTGCTTCCTGCAAAGTCACGGCAAAAGGCTTACGCTTGAAGGAATCCAATGCTGCTGCAACAATTACGAATGTGCAGGTTGCACGCGAAGGGAGTGACTTTCGCATTACAGGCACATTTAACGCTACTGGTAAAGCACCGTGCAAGAACCCAGTTGCTGTAGCGGCTGGCTACGACCAGAATGGCAAGATTCAAGTGGTCACCACGACTTACCTTACCAGTGACGGCACATCTCGCAGCACACCACTTCGTCAAGTAGATGCAGGTAAGAGCCAAGCCTTTAACTTATTGCTTCCAAACCGAACAGGCACGGTCACCAGTGTCAAGGTCTTCCCATCGTTTGAGTGTGATTAG
- a CDS encoding ATP-dependent Clp protease ATP-binding subunit, with translation MEGNFSNRVQDVIRYSREEALRLGHDYIGTEHLLLGIIREGEGIAVRILKNLGCDLYKLKRAVEDTVRSTGGTLTLGNVPLTKQAEKVLKITYLEAKICKSDIIGTEHLLLSLLKDEENLAAQILAQFGISYATVREELENIMSGKTGGAVTAAVAGGSSGGSGQYQQQYESRKMEKSKTPVLDNFGRDLTKLALEDKLDPIIGREKEIERVAQVLSRRKKNNPVLIGEPGVGKTAIAEGLALRIVQRKVSRVLYDKRVVALDLAALVAGTKYRGQFEERMKAVMNELEKSKDVILFIDELHTIVGAGGASGSLDASNIFKPALARGDLQCIGATTLDEYRQYIEKDGALDRRFQKIMVEPTSVEDTISILMNIKEKYEAHHNVRYSREAIEAAVRLSDRYITDRHLPDKAIDVMDEAGARVHLSNIHVPKEILDLEQKIEDIKALKNQVVKSQNFEEAARLRDQEKRLIEALERAKNEWEKSTAEKIFDVTEENVAAVVAMMTGIPVMKVAQSETEKLLKMPEALKAEVIGQDEAIEKISKAIQRTRAGLKDPNRPIGSFIFLGPTGVGKTELAKALTRYLFDSEEALVRIDMSEYMEKFSVSRLVGAPPGYVGYEEGGQLTEKVRRKPYSVVLLDEIEKAHPDVFNILLQVLDDGILTDGLGRRVDFRNTIIIMTSNIGARDIKNMGMGMGFTQPSEKSKYENMKSTIEDALKKVFNPEFLNRIDDVIVFRQLEKEHIYRIIDIAADKLFKRVRDMGITIEFTKSAKDFLVNKGYDQQFGARPLRRALQKYVEDPMAEEILKGKFTEGSTIKIKYSKKTDSLVFVDTTKETADKETDETVEEK, from the coding sequence ATGGAAGGGAATTTCTCCAATAGGGTTCAAGATGTTATCCGATATAGTCGCGAAGAAGCCTTACGACTCGGCCATGACTACATCGGCACCGAGCATCTTTTGCTAGGGATTATTCGTGAGGGTGAAGGCATCGCTGTACGCATTCTCAAGAACTTAGGTTGTGACCTCTATAAGCTCAAGCGCGCAGTCGAGGACACGGTGCGCTCGACAGGTGGCACGCTTACGCTAGGCAATGTGCCACTTACGAAGCAAGCGGAGAAGGTTTTGAAAATTACCTATCTCGAGGCCAAAATCTGTAAGTCTGACATTATCGGAACGGAGCATTTGCTGCTTTCGCTGCTTAAAGATGAGGAGAATTTGGCGGCACAAATTCTGGCGCAATTTGGCATTAGCTATGCGACCGTGCGTGAAGAGTTAGAGAATATTATGAGTGGCAAAACTGGCGGTGCAGTTACAGCCGCTGTTGCTGGCGGGTCATCTGGCGGTAGCGGTCAATATCAACAACAATATGAATCACGAAAGATGGAAAAGTCAAAGACACCCGTTCTGGACAATTTCGGGCGTGATCTTACGAAGCTTGCCTTAGAAGATAAGCTCGACCCGATTATTGGGCGCGAAAAGGAAATCGAGCGTGTCGCCCAGGTGCTGTCACGGCGCAAAAAGAACAACCCCGTGCTTATCGGTGAGCCCGGCGTTGGCAAAACTGCTATTGCCGAAGGGTTAGCTTTGCGCATCGTGCAACGCAAAGTCAGCCGTGTGCTTTACGATAAGCGCGTTGTGGCGCTTGACCTTGCTGCGCTGGTTGCAGGCACAAAGTATCGCGGTCAGTTCGAGGAACGAATGAAAGCCGTAATGAATGAGCTGGAAAAGTCGAAAGACGTGATTCTCTTTATTGATGAACTTCACACCATCGTCGGTGCTGGCGGCGCATCTGGCTCACTTGACGCTTCTAACATCTTCAAACCTGCCTTAGCACGTGGCGACCTGCAATGCATTGGCGCGACTACCTTGGATGAATACCGTCAATACATTGAAAAAGACGGTGCTCTCGACCGCCGCTTCCAAAAAATTATGGTAGAGCCTACCTCGGTTGAGGACACCATTTCAATCCTGATGAACATCAAGGAGAAATACGAAGCGCATCACAACGTCCGATACAGCCGAGAAGCAATTGAAGCTGCAGTGCGCCTTTCTGACCGATACATTACCGATAGGCACCTGCCTGACAAAGCCATCGATGTAATGGATGAGGCTGGTGCACGCGTGCACCTCTCTAATATCCATGTGCCCAAAGAGATTCTTGACCTCGAACAGAAAATTGAAGACATCAAAGCCCTGAAAAATCAGGTGGTCAAGTCGCAAAACTTCGAGGAAGCGGCACGATTGCGCGACCAAGAAAAGCGCCTCATTGAAGCTCTCGAGCGCGCCAAGAACGAATGGGAAAAGTCTACTGCTGAGAAAATCTTTGATGTCACAGAAGAGAATGTCGCCGCCGTCGTCGCCATGATGACTGGCATCCCAGTTATGAAGGTGGCACAGTCCGAGACCGAAAAACTGCTCAAGATGCCCGAAGCTCTCAAAGCAGAGGTTATCGGACAAGATGAAGCGATTGAGAAAATCTCCAAAGCTATTCAGCGCACCCGTGCAGGGCTTAAAGACCCCAACCGCCCGATTGGGTCGTTTATTTTCTTAGGCCCAACTGGCGTAGGCAAGACAGAGCTTGCCAAAGCCCTCACACGCTACCTCTTCGACAGTGAAGAAGCACTGGTGCGTATTGATATGTCAGAGTATATGGAGAAGTTCTCCGTTTCTCGCTTGGTGGGTGCACCGCCCGGTTATGTGGGCTACGAAGAAGGCGGTCAGCTTACAGAGAAAGTGCGCCGCAAGCCATACTCAGTGGTGCTTTTAGATGAAATCGAAAAGGCACACCCCGATGTATTCAACATTCTTCTTCAAGTCTTGGACGATGGTATTCTGACCGATGGATTGGGGCGGCGTGTTGATTTTCGCAACACAATTATCATCATGACTTCCAACATTGGCGCACGTGACATCAAGAATATGGGTATGGGAATGGGCTTTACGCAGCCAAGCGAAAAAAGCAAATACGAGAACATGAAATCCACGATTGAAGACGCTCTAAAAAAGGTCTTCAATCCCGAGTTCCTCAACCGCATTGATGATGTGATTGTGTTCCGCCAGCTCGAAAAAGAGCATATCTATCGCATCATTGATATTGCTGCGGACAAGCTCTTCAAGCGCGTGCGCGATATGGGCATCACGATTGAGTTCACCAAGTCTGCTAAGGACTTCCTTGTCAATAAAGGCTACGACCAGCAATTTGGCGCTCGTCCTTTGCGCCGTGCGCTCCAGAAGTATGTTGAAGACCCAATGGCGGAGGAAATCCTGAAAGGTAAATTCACCGAAGGTAGCACGATTAAAATCAAATACAGCAAAAAGACAGACAGTCTCGTTTTCGTCGATACCACAAAAGAAACGGCTGACAAAGAGACAGACGAGACTGTCGAGGAGAAGTAA
- the ndhC gene encoding NADH-quinone oxidoreductase subunit A, whose product MLESYLPIFVMISLAVAAGIAFSALGVVIGPKRKTPQKLTTYESGMEPVGTGKQRISVKYYLVAMLFIIFDIEVVFMYPWATSFRELGLSGFLPMLTFVLLLLAGYLYILKKGALEWD is encoded by the coding sequence ATGCTGGAGTCCTACTTACCCATCTTTGTGATGATTAGCCTTGCGGTTGCAGCAGGCATTGCCTTCTCCGCACTAGGCGTGGTGATTGGCCCCAAGCGCAAAACTCCGCAAAAGCTTACCACATATGAATCAGGAATGGAGCCAGTTGGCACAGGCAAGCAGCGCATTTCCGTTAAGTATTACCTTGTGGCAATGCTCTTCATCATCTTCGACATTGAAGTGGTCTTCATGTATCCATGGGCAACGAGTTTTCGCGAGCTTGGGCTTTCGGGCTTTTTACCGATGCTCACTTTTGTGCTGTTGCTTCTGGCTGGCTATCTCTACATTTTGAAAAAAGGTGCTCTGGAGTGGGACTAA